Proteins from one Lonchura striata isolate bLonStr1 chromosome 6, bLonStr1.mat, whole genome shotgun sequence genomic window:
- the SPRED1 gene encoding sprouty-related, EVH1 domain-containing protein 1: MSEETATSNDNSYARVRAVVMTRDDSSGGWLPLGGGGLSCVTVFKVIPQEENSCADFLIHGERLRDKTVVLECTLKKDLVYNKVTPTFYHWKIDDKKFGLTFQSPADARAFDRGIRRAVEDISQGYPPSQNDVEVAEDCFQTAQENTSGSLMKDHLFQHETVVTSETYNSANLRPSTFEDFNTRRACFPSQPNQVPLKSIRHVSFQDEDEIVRINPRDILIRRYADYRHPDMWKNDLERDDADSNIQFSKSDSKKSDYLYPCGDGTKLNSLKDSKSSVVFKTQPSSSKFKNSKRRKEDGERSRCIYCQERFNHEDNGRGKCQDAPDPIKRCIYQVSCMLCAESMLYHCMSDSEGDFSDPCSCDTSDDKFCLRWLALVALSFIAPCMCCYLPLRACHHCGEVCGCCGGKHKAAG, translated from the exons TAATAGTTATGCACGAGTGCGAGCTGTGGTGATGACCCGGGATGACTCAAGTGGTGGATGGTTACCACTTGGAGGGGGTGGACTAAGCTGTGTCACAGTCTTCAAAGTCATTCCCCAGGAAGAGAATAGCTGTGCTGATTTTCTTATCCATGGAGAACGACTCAGGGATAAAACG gtGGTCTTGGAATGCACATTAAAGAAAGACCTTGTTTACAACAAAGTTACTCCTACTTTTTACCACTGGAAGATTGATGACAAGAAGTTTGGCCTCACATTTCAGAGTCCTGCTGATGCAAGAGCATTTGATAGAGGTATTCGGAGAGCAGTAGAGGATATTTCTCAAG GTTATCCACCCTCTCAAAATGATGTTGAAGTGGCAGAAGACTGCTTTCAA ACTGCTCAAGAAAATACATCAGGTTCACTAATGAAAGATCACCTTTTTCAACACGAAACTGTAGTAACCAGTGAAACTTACAACAGTGCAAATTTAAGGCCTTCAACATTTGAGGATTTCAACACCAGGAGAGCCTGTTTTCCTAGCCAACCTAACCAG GTCCCACTGAAGTCAATCAGACACGTTAGTTTTCAGGACGAAGATGAAATTGTCAGAATAAACCCTCGTGACATTTTGATACGTCGTTATGCAGACTACAGGCATCCTGACATGTGGAAGAATGACCTGGAGAGGGACGATGCAGACTCAAATATACAATTTTCTAAATCAGACAGTAAAAAATCTGACTATTTATACCCTTGTGGAGATGGAACTAAGTTGAATTCCCTAAAAGACTCAAAGAGTTCTGTGGTATTTAAAACTCAACCTTCCTcatcaaaatttaaaaactcaaaaagaagaaaagaggatGGTGAGCGCTCCCGCTGTATATactgccaggagaggtttaatCATGAAGATAATGGCAGAGGAAAATGTCAAGATGCGCCAGATCCTATTAAAAGATGTATCTACCAAGTTAGTTGCATGCTTTGCGCAGAGAGCATGCTGTATCACTGCATGTCAGACTCTGAAGGAGATTTCTCTGATCCTTGCTCGTGTGACACTAGTGATGACAAGTTCTGCTTACGCTGGTTAGCACTGGTGGCACTCTCGTTCATTGCTCCATGTATGTGCTGCTACCTCCCCTTGAGAGCATGCCATCACTGTGGTGAGGTGTGTGGGTGCTGTGGAGGAAAGCATAAAGCTGCGGGATGA